One segment of Curtobacterium poinsettiae DNA contains the following:
- the otsB gene encoding trehalose-phosphatase, translating to MTETTTDQTAIDAALETLAASPRLIVALDFDGTLAPFADDPSQVGALPGSWAAVLTLHRAKDTEVVLVSGRPLGSLAAVTHAPEDMALVGSHGVEWRVDGHDEAALSDDEVGRVARIGAALDAVGERFPGVVIEHKPAGHGVHTRRVSAEVAAEANAAASRAAHEADPEVLERGGKDIVEFAVRHVTKGDAIARLRELHGADAVFFAGDDVTDEDAFRVLGDGDVGVKVGPGETRAGYRIADPAALTGVLKQLARLRATR from the coding sequence ATGACTGAGACCACCACCGACCAGACCGCCATCGACGCGGCCCTCGAGACGCTCGCGGCTTCGCCGCGACTGATCGTCGCCCTCGACTTCGACGGCACGTTGGCCCCCTTCGCCGACGACCCCTCGCAGGTCGGTGCGCTGCCGGGCTCGTGGGCCGCGGTCCTGACCCTGCACCGTGCGAAGGACACCGAGGTGGTGCTCGTGTCCGGGCGTCCCCTCGGCAGCCTCGCCGCGGTCACCCACGCACCCGAGGACATGGCGCTCGTCGGCTCGCACGGTGTCGAGTGGCGCGTGGACGGCCACGACGAGGCCGCGCTGTCCGATGACGAGGTCGGTCGTGTGGCACGGATCGGCGCTGCGCTCGACGCGGTCGGCGAACGGTTCCCGGGCGTCGTCATCGAGCACAAGCCCGCCGGGCACGGGGTGCACACGCGCCGCGTCTCCGCCGAGGTCGCAGCCGAGGCGAACGCGGCGGCGAGCCGTGCGGCGCACGAGGCCGACCCGGAGGTGCTCGAGCGCGGTGGCAAGGACATCGTCGAGTTCGCGGTGCGCCACGTCACGAAGGGCGACGCGATCGCCCGGCTCCGCGAGCTGCACGGTGCCGACGCGGTGTTCTTCGCCGGCGACGACGTCACCGACGAGGACGCGTTCCGCGTGCTCGGCGACGGCGACGTCGGGGTGAAGGTCGGACCCGGGGAGACCCGTGCCGGCTACCGCATCGCCGACCCGGCGGCCCTGACCGGGGTGCTCAAGCAGCTGGCGAGGCTCCGCGCGACGCGCTGA